GCACAGCATGTCTGGTAATTTGTTTTAAATGAAAAACTTTAATATCTTAATTGTTGAAGGAAATTTAAAAGAAGAAAATCAAAATTTTTTGGAAGTAGGTATTCAAACACACACTGAGAGTTTAAAGGATAGTCTTAATGGATTTGATAATCATTATAATTTTGATGTTATTAATCCATCGTCTGACCTAAATTTAGATGAGGTAAAAAATAAACTTCCAAAATATGACGGATTAATTTGGGGCGGAAGTAGTTTGAACATCTATAACAATACACCAGAGATAAAAAGACAAATTGAATTTATGAGAGAATGTCAAAAACAAGTTAAAAATATTTTAGCGATTTGTTGGGGAATGCAAGTTGCGGTGACCGCTGCTGGAGGAGAGGTAAAAAAAGCGGAAAAATCTCATATTGGAATTGCAAATGATATCGTGATTAATAATGAGGGATTAAAATATCCTATTTATAAAGATAAGAATAATAATTTCAATTCTCCAGCGTTTAATTTTGATGAGGTAACTAAGTTGCCAACAAATGGAATTTGTTTAGCATCAAATAGAATTAACAAAGTTCAAAGTTTATATTTTGAGGTAGGTATATCTAAAATTTATGGATTACAATATCATCCTGAAATAACTTACGAAAAAATGATAAGTTTAATTGAGTTTAGGAAAGACAGATTAATTCAAACTAGAAAAGCATTTAGAGATGAGGAAGAGATTAAAAATCATATAATGCTTATCAAAAAAGAAATTACTGTGTCAAATAAGACACAAAGAATGATTGAGTTAAAAAACTGGTTAGATAATATAATTTGATTTGAAATGTTAAGTTATATTTTACCTTTTGTTGTTCTAATTTTAATTGTTGTTTTTATTCATGAGTATGGACATTATTATTTTGCCAAAAAATACGGAGTAGGTGTTACAGATTTTTCCATAGGTTTTGGTCAAGAAATTTTTGGTTGGAACGATAAATCAGGAACAAGATGGAAAATATGCTGGATACCTTTGGGTGGATATGTAAAGTTTTTTGGAGATAGAAATGTATATTCTCAAGCAGATCATAAAGAAATTTTAGAAAAGTATAATGAGGAAGAACAAAAAAAATTATTTATTTTAAAACCTTTATATCAGCGAACTTTGATTGTATTTGGAGGTCCTCTTGCTAACTTTTTACTGGCATTAGTAATTTTTTTTTCAATTTATACTTTTGTTGGTAAAGACTTTACCCCAGCAGTTATAAACGAAGTTCAAAAAGATAGCCCTGCTATGATAGGTGGTTTAAAGCAAAATGATGTAATTTTAGAAATAGATGGTAACAAAGTTGAAAGCATAATGGATGTCTCTAAATTTATTACTATGTCCACTGATGAAATAATAGATTTTAAAGTAAAACGATCGTATGATGAACAAATTTTAAAGATAAAACCAAACATTGTTCCAGGCGAGGACAATTTAGGCAATAAACTTAATAAAAGAATAGTTGGAATAAAATTAGGAGCCTATAATAATGAAATTAATCACGTTAAACTAGGACCTGCACAAGCAATATATCATGCTGCTCACGAAGTTTATTATGTGGGTGTTTCCTCTTTAAAATATATTGGAGCAATGATTTTTGGTAAAGCTGATACCTCTCAGCTTGGAGGCCCTATAAGAATAGCAAAAATTTCAGGGCAGGTTGCAGAGTTTGGGGTTTTGGCATTTATTAGTATGATGGCTTATATCTCAATCAGTCTTGGTTTAGTTAACTTGTTTCCAATTCCGATGCTTGATGGGGGACATTTGATGTTTTATGCATTTGAAAAAGTTTTAGGTCGACCATTATCTCAAAAAACACAAGAGGGTTTTTTTCGAATCGGATTGTTTTTATTAATATCTTTAATGTTTTTTACGACTTTTAACGATCTTAAAGACCTTGGATTATTTAATTAACATTTTCTTGAAAAGTTCAAAAACCCAATAAAATCAACATTTTTTTGATTTACACAATATGTTGTGTATAACTTTTTATAATATACTAAAAAAAGTCTTGATTTATCAACGCTTTTGACAACAATGAAAATAACCTAACAAAACCGGAGCTAAAATGAATAAAAAACAACTAGTTGTCAAAATTTCAGGGGCGCTAAATTTGAGTAAAGCTGATGCCGAAAGAACTTTTGATACAATTACCAACACAATTTTAGATGCTTTAAAAGCTGATGATTCAGTAAAAATTGCTGGTTTTGGTACTTATAAAGTAGCTAAAAGAAAAGCTAGAGTTGGAAGAAATCCAAGGACTGGTGAGCAGATTCAAATAGCTGCATCACAAAAAGTTAAGTTCTTACCTGCAAAAGCTTTAAAAGAAGTATTCAATAAATAACGTCTTTTTACAGCCTTAACGAAATTCTCGTTAAGGCTGTTTCTATATGCAAATACTGCATACCCAATTTTCCTAATCAGCGTTAGTTTTTAACCTTTAATAAAATAAAAGAACTCTCTTTAACAGGGAGGTCTTATGACTAAATTAATAAAAATAATAAGTGCGCCACTTATTAGTTTAATTTTTTTATTAAACATGAGTAGTGCTGGTATGGCAGATACAACTGTTTCTGCCGAAGTAGGGTTTATTTTTAATACTCTATTATTCTTGATTTGCGGTTTTCTAGTAATGTTTATGGCAGCTGGGTTCGCAATGTTAGAATCAGGTATGGTTACATCTAAAAGTGTATCCGTAATCTGTGCAAAAAATATAGGTTTATTTTCAATCGCAGGAATTATGTTCTGGTTAGTAGGTTATAATTTAGCTTACGGTATTCCAGAGGGTGGTTATATTGGTAAATTTATTCCTTGGTCAGACGCTAGTGCTGTTGACACTGGTTATTCAGATGGATCAGATTGGTATTTCCAAATGGTCTTCTGTGCAACTACAGTTTCAATAGTTTCTGGTACGATGGCAGAGAGAATTAAATTATGGCCATTCTTCGTGTTTGCTGCAGTTCTTTCTGGAATTATTTATCCAATCGTAATGGGTTGGCAGTGGGGTGGAGGCTGGTTAGCGGAAGCAGGCTTTTCTGATTTTGCTGGTTCGACTCTAGTACACTCAACTGGTGGAGCAGCTGCTTTAGCTGGTGCAATGATTATTGGTCCTAGACTTGGTAGATTTACAAAGTCTGGTGCTCCAGCGCCTCTAAAACCTTTTGCAGCTTCATCAATTCCATTAGTAACGATTGGTGTATTTATTTTATGGTTAGGTTGGTTTGGTTTTAATGGTGGTTCACAATTAGCTATGGGAACTGCTGTTGATGCAATTGCTGTATCAACAATTTTCATGAATACATTTCTAGCAGGTGCAGGTGGAGTAATAGGTGCCGCTATAATTACTAGACTGCATTTTGGTAAAACAGATGTAGTCCAAATGTTAAATGGATGTATTGGTGGATTAGTTGCAGTAACAGCTGAACCATTAGCTCCATCACCTTTTGCAGCTATCCTAATTGGTGCTGTAGGTGGATTAATTGTAGTTTATGGTACAAAACTATTATTCTCATTAAAAATTGATGATGTAGTAGGTGCAATACCAGCACACTTGTTTGCAGGAATTTGGGGAACATTAATAGTTCCAGCTACAAATTCTGATGCAGCGTTCAGTTCACAGTTAATTGGTGTGCTATCAGTTAACGTGTTTGTATTTATAGTCGCTTACATTGTGTTTAGCGCTATTAAAGCAACTATTGGCCTAAGGTTGAGTAAAGAAGGCGAAACCAAAGGTACCGATGTAACTGAAACTGGTGTAATTGCATATGCAATTCGTGACTAGTTGTTAACAACAAAGGGACTCTTCGCTCTCTGTATATTCTCAGCGAATACTCATTGAAGGGTCCCTAAACTTTCTCTTAGTTAGTTAAATAATAAGCCCCTCCCTCAAGGGGCTTATTCATTTTGATCCCACAAATCTTTGTAATTTATAAAAGGTGATAAACCATAACTTGAATTAACATTCGTCAAATGAATAGATAAACTTTTTAAGGGAGATATACAAAACTCGTTTTTATAAATCTCATTAATGTATTTTTCAAAAGGATCATGACGATCTTCACAATTTTTTGAAAAATTTTCCCAATATAAATCCAATAATTTTTTGCTAGTCAAAAAAGTGCATAAAGTCTTGTTTATTGTTCTCCAGTGTCTTTTATTTCCTATTAGAATATTCGTTTTTTCATTATTCATATAAAGATATGGATAATCTGCA
The DNA window shown above is from Candidatus Pelagibacter sp. RS39 and carries:
- a CDS encoding glutamine amidotransferase-related protein, giving the protein MKNFNILIVEGNLKEENQNFLEVGIQTHTESLKDSLNGFDNHYNFDVINPSSDLNLDEVKNKLPKYDGLIWGGSSLNIYNNTPEIKRQIEFMRECQKQVKNILAICWGMQVAVTAAGGEVKKAEKSHIGIANDIVINNEGLKYPIYKDKNNNFNSPAFNFDEVTKLPTNGICLASNRINKVQSLYFEVGISKIYGLQYHPEITYEKMISLIEFRKDRLIQTRKAFRDEEEIKNHIMLIKKEITVSNKTQRMIELKNWLDNII
- the rseP gene encoding RIP metalloprotease RseP → MLSYILPFVVLILIVVFIHEYGHYYFAKKYGVGVTDFSIGFGQEIFGWNDKSGTRWKICWIPLGGYVKFFGDRNVYSQADHKEILEKYNEEEQKKLFILKPLYQRTLIVFGGPLANFLLALVIFFSIYTFVGKDFTPAVINEVQKDSPAMIGGLKQNDVILEIDGNKVESIMDVSKFITMSTDEIIDFKVKRSYDEQILKIKPNIVPGEDNLGNKLNKRIVGIKLGAYNNEINHVKLGPAQAIYHAAHEVYYVGVSSLKYIGAMIFGKADTSQLGGPIRIAKISGQVAEFGVLAFISMMAYISISLGLVNLFPIPMLDGGHLMFYAFEKVLGRPLSQKTQEGFFRIGLFLLISLMFFTTFNDLKDLGLFN
- a CDS encoding HU family DNA-binding protein; this translates as MNKKQLVVKISGALNLSKADAERTFDTITNTILDALKADDSVKIAGFGTYKVAKRKARVGRNPRTGEQIQIAASQKVKFLPAKALKEVFNK
- a CDS encoding ammonium transporter, which codes for MTKLIKIISAPLISLIFLLNMSSAGMADTTVSAEVGFIFNTLLFLICGFLVMFMAAGFAMLESGMVTSKSVSVICAKNIGLFSIAGIMFWLVGYNLAYGIPEGGYIGKFIPWSDASAVDTGYSDGSDWYFQMVFCATTVSIVSGTMAERIKLWPFFVFAAVLSGIIYPIVMGWQWGGGWLAEAGFSDFAGSTLVHSTGGAAALAGAMIIGPRLGRFTKSGAPAPLKPFAASSIPLVTIGVFILWLGWFGFNGGSQLAMGTAVDAIAVSTIFMNTFLAGAGGVIGAAIITRLHFGKTDVVQMLNGCIGGLVAVTAEPLAPSPFAAILIGAVGGLIVVYGTKLLFSLKIDDVVGAIPAHLFAGIWGTLIVPATNSDAAFSSQLIGVLSVNVFVFIVAYIVFSAIKATIGLRLSKEGETKGTDVTETGVIAYAIRD